The following proteins are encoded in a genomic region of Kosakonia oryzae:
- the fabZ gene encoding 3-hydroxyacyl-ACP dehydratase FabZ produces MTTDTHTLHIEEILELLPHRYPFLLVDRVLDFEEGRFLRAVKNVSVNEPFFQGHFPGKPIFPGVLILEAMAQATGILAFKSVGKLEPGELYYFAGIDEARFKRPVVPGDQMIMEVTFEKTRRGLTRFKGVALVDGKVVCEATMMCARSREA; encoded by the coding sequence TTGACTACTGACACTCATACTCTGCACATTGAAGAGATTCTGGAGCTTCTGCCGCACCGTTACCCGTTCTTGCTGGTAGATCGTGTGCTGGATTTTGAAGAAGGTCGTTTTCTGCGCGCAGTAAAAAATGTTTCGGTAAACGAGCCGTTTTTCCAGGGGCATTTCCCTGGCAAACCGATTTTCCCGGGCGTGCTGATTCTGGAAGCAATGGCGCAGGCTACCGGTATTCTGGCGTTTAAAAGCGTTGGTAAACTGGAACCGGGTGAGCTGTACTACTTCGCCGGTATCGACGAAGCGCGCTTTAAGCGTCCCGTCGTGCCAGGCGATCAGATGATCATGGAAGTCACTTTCGAGAAAACCCGTCGCGGCCTGACCCGCTTTAAAGGCGTTGCGCTGGTAGACGGTAAAGTTGTTTGTGAAGCTACTATGATGTGTGCACGTAGCCGGGAGGCCTGA
- the lpxD gene encoding UDP-3-O-(3-hydroxymyristoyl)glucosamine N-acyltransferase: MPSIRLADLAQQLDAELHGDGDIVITGVASMQSAEAGHITFMVNPKYREHLTGCQASAVVMTQDDLPFARSAALVVKNPYLTYARMAQILDTTPQPASSIAPGAVIDATATLGSNVAIGANAVIESGVILGDNVIIGAGCFVGKRTKIGAGSRLWANVTVYHEIEIGENCLVQSGTVIGSDGFGYANDRGNWVKIPQLGRVIIGNNVEIGACTTIDRGALDDTRIGNGVIIDNQCQIAHNVVIGDNTAVAGGVIMAGSLKIGRYCMIGGASVINGHMEICDKVTVTGMGMVMRPITEPGVYSSGIPLQPNKVWRKTAALVMNIDDMSKRLKAVERKVNQQDE, encoded by the coding sequence ATGCCTTCAATTCGACTGGCTGATTTAGCTCAGCAGTTGGATGCAGAATTACACGGTGATGGCGATATCGTCATCACCGGCGTTGCGTCCATGCAATCTGCCGAAGCAGGCCACATCACTTTCATGGTCAACCCTAAGTACCGTGAACACCTGACCGGATGTCAGGCGTCTGCTGTCGTCATGACGCAAGACGATCTTCCTTTTGCCAGGAGCGCAGCGCTGGTCGTAAAAAATCCGTACCTGACCTACGCGCGTATGGCCCAAATTCTTGATACCACGCCGCAGCCGGCGAGCAGCATCGCACCTGGCGCGGTAATTGATGCAACGGCCACTCTGGGTAGCAATGTAGCGATCGGCGCAAATGCGGTGATCGAATCCGGCGTTATCCTGGGCGATAACGTTATTATCGGCGCGGGTTGCTTTGTTGGGAAAAGGACGAAAATTGGCGCGGGTTCGCGTTTGTGGGCAAATGTGACCGTTTACCACGAGATTGAGATCGGCGAAAATTGCCTGGTGCAATCGGGAACGGTGATCGGTTCTGATGGTTTCGGTTACGCCAACGATCGCGGAAATTGGGTTAAAATCCCGCAGCTTGGCCGCGTTATTATTGGCAACAACGTTGAGATTGGCGCCTGTACGACAATCGATCGCGGCGCGCTTGACGATACCCGCATTGGCAACGGCGTAATCATTGATAACCAGTGCCAGATTGCACATAACGTTGTGATTGGCGACAATACGGCGGTTGCCGGTGGCGTAATCATGGCGGGTAGCCTGAAAATTGGCCGCTATTGCATGATCGGTGGCGCCAGCGTAATTAATGGGCATATGGAAATTTGCGACAAGGTTACCGTAACGGGGATGGGGATGGTCATGCGTCCTATCACTGAGCCAGGAGTCTACTCCTCAGGCATCCCACTACAGCCAAATAAAGTGTGGCGAAAAACCGCAGCCCTGGTGATGAATATTGATGATATGAGCAAGCGCCTGAAAGCCGTCGAGCGCAAGGTTAATCAACAAGACGAATAA